In one window of Azoarcus olearius DNA:
- a CDS encoding DUF3422 family protein: MPFFTQHPLRQTLSDEVHARPHLPLDTPEFISYLAFLHHEGSAEREGAHIQSLAEQFGLPLPATDSGHLSLDCGGFRLKWERHNEFSSYTFFRRISPADVGDEHALLAVPAAWRKDIPGQLITATHIELRSARDVPPDTVMVQVSPRGKTVVGSRIADGAGWVFTDFHLHEGFSRFLVLDEGLTPRQAGRTVQRLVEIETYRVMALLAFPVAKEVGRLLSRAEDELADLMDRMGEARNAEDDRQVLGRLTRLAAEVERSVARTTFRFGAAGAYYQLVRQRIDELREERLAGMPTVREFMERRLTPAINTCASIARRQEDLSSRIARNSQLLRTRVDIELERQNQELLAQMNRRAKIQLHLQETVEGLSVVAITYYASQLVNYMAKGAKHLIEPATPELITAASIPVIAMLVALGLRRMRKALAAEDGGGH, translated from the coding sequence ATGCCCTTCTTCACCCAGCATCCGCTGCGGCAGACGCTCAGCGACGAAGTCCACGCCCGCCCCCACCTTCCGCTCGATACGCCGGAGTTCATCAGCTATCTCGCCTTCCTGCATCACGAGGGCAGCGCCGAACGCGAAGGCGCCCACATCCAGTCGCTGGCCGAGCAGTTCGGGCTGCCACTGCCCGCCACCGACAGCGGCCACCTGTCGCTCGACTGCGGCGGCTTCCGCCTGAAGTGGGAGCGCCACAACGAGTTCTCCAGCTACACCTTCTTCCGCCGCATCTCGCCTGCGGACGTGGGCGACGAACACGCGCTGCTGGCGGTGCCCGCGGCCTGGCGCAAGGACATCCCGGGTCAGCTGATCACTGCCACCCATATCGAACTGCGCAGCGCCAGGGACGTGCCGCCGGACACGGTGATGGTGCAGGTTTCGCCGCGCGGCAAGACGGTCGTCGGCTCGCGCATCGCCGACGGTGCCGGCTGGGTGTTCACCGATTTCCACCTGCATGAGGGCTTCTCGCGCTTCCTGGTGCTGGACGAAGGCCTCACACCGCGCCAGGCCGGCCGCACCGTGCAGCGCCTGGTCGAGATCGAAACCTATCGCGTGATGGCCCTGCTCGCGTTCCCGGTGGCCAAGGAGGTCGGCCGGCTGCTGTCGCGCGCCGAAGACGAACTGGCCGACCTGATGGACCGCATGGGCGAAGCGCGCAACGCGGAAGACGACCGCCAGGTGCTCGGCCGCCTGACCCGCCTCGCCGCCGAGGTCGAGCGCTCGGTCGCGCGCACCACCTTCCGCTTCGGCGCTGCCGGCGCCTATTACCAGCTGGTGCGCCAGCGCATCGACGAACTGCGCGAGGAGCGCCTGGCGGGCATGCCGACGGTGCGCGAGTTCATGGAGCGCCGCCTGACCCCGGCGATCAACACCTGCGCCTCGATCGCCCGCCGCCAGGAAGACCTCTCCAGCCGCATCGCACGCAACTCGCAACTGCTGCGCACGCGGGTGGATATCGAGCTGGAGCGCCAGAACCAGGAACTGCTGGCGCAGATGAACCGGCGCGCCAAGATCCAGCTCCACCTGCAGGAAACCGTGGAAGGCCTGTCGGTGGTGGCGATCACCTACTACGCCTCGCAGCTGGTCAACTACATGGCCAAGGGCGCCAAGCACCTGATCGAGCCGGCCACGCCGGAACTGATCACCGCCGCCTCCATCCCGGTCATCGCCATGCTGGTCGCGCTCGGCCTGCGGCGGATGCGCAAGGCGCTGGCGGCCGAGGACGGCGGCGGGCATTGA
- a CDS encoding YceI family protein — MPRSRPAALGLLAASLALSTAAYAVEFTQVNAAASRVDFSYKQMGVGMDGRFGKADFQLAFDPARPEAGRAAIDIDLASIDTGSAEANAESAAKAWFDTARHPRASFRATRVKALGGNRFEAAGTLTIKGRSQEVTAPFTFNAQGNAGVFDGSFVLRRSDFGIGEGEWADPSIVANEILVKFHVQAAAR, encoded by the coding sequence ATGCCCCGCTCCCGCCCCGCCGCCCTCGGCCTGCTCGCCGCCAGCCTCGCCCTTTCAACGGCTGCATACGCGGTCGAATTCACCCAGGTGAATGCCGCCGCGAGCCGGGTGGACTTCAGCTACAAGCAGATGGGCGTCGGCATGGACGGCCGCTTCGGCAAGGCGGATTTCCAGCTCGCCTTCGATCCCGCGCGGCCGGAAGCGGGCCGCGCCGCGATCGACATCGACCTAGCCAGCATCGACACCGGCTCGGCCGAGGCGAACGCGGAATCGGCCGCCAAGGCCTGGTTCGACACCGCGCGCCATCCGCGCGCCAGCTTTCGCGCCACCCGGGTGAAGGCGCTCGGCGGCAACCGCTTCGAAGCCGCCGGCACGCTGACGATCAAGGGCCGCAGCCAGGAAGTCACCGCACCCTTCACCTTCAATGCGCAGGGCAACGCCGGCGTGTTCGACGGCAGCTTCGTGCTCCGGCGCAGCGACTTCGGCATCGGCGAGGGCGAATGGGCCGACCCCAGCATCGTCGCCAACGAAATCCTCGTGAAATTCCACGTGCAGGCGGCGGCTCGCTGA
- a CDS encoding YceI family protein, which translates to MKNTLKTLALATLFAGFAGSAAAAPESYVIDNSHTFPRFSYSHFGLSKQLSRFNKTSGTIVLDKAAKTGSVDVTIDMKSVDTGFALFDEHIQGADFLDTASHPTARFKSTKVRFEGDKPVSIDGELTIKGITRPVTLQVTSFLNMPHPMLNKDAIGANATTVIKRSEFNAGKYAPHVGDEVTLDIAVEAIKG; encoded by the coding sequence ATGAAGAACACCCTCAAGACCCTCGCCCTCGCCACCCTGTTCGCCGGTTTTGCCGGCAGCGCCGCGGCCGCGCCGGAAAGCTATGTGATCGACAACAGCCACACCTTCCCGCGCTTCTCTTACAGCCACTTCGGCCTGTCCAAGCAGTTGTCGCGCTTCAACAAGACCAGCGGCACCATCGTGCTCGACAAGGCCGCGAAAACCGGCTCGGTCGATGTCACGATCGACATGAAGTCGGTCGACACCGGCTTTGCGCTGTTCGACGAGCACATCCAGGGCGCGGATTTTCTCGATACCGCCAGCCATCCGACCGCGCGCTTCAAGTCCACCAAGGTGCGCTTCGAAGGCGACAAGCCGGTCTCGATCGACGGCGAGCTGACGATCAAGGGCATCACCCGCCCGGTCACGCTGCAGGTCACGTCCTTCCTCAACATGCCGCATCCGATGCTGAACAAGGACGCGATCGGCGCCAACGCCACCACCGTTATCAAGCGCAGCGAATTCAACGCCGGCAAGTACGCCCCCCACGTGGGCGATGAAGTGACGCTGGACATCGCCGTCGAAGCGATCAAGGGCTGA
- a CDS encoding RES family NAD+ phosphorylase codes for MSANTWTPTALASELRPWAGSGWRAVEAQHRVATMGLAGGDLARQTLLEDILEAHKPQLPPAAEGLHWLLATPFRYWPLPGGSRFRRREDPGVFYGAESRETACAESGYWRLRFWRDSSFLSERPRAVPITLFEFWAATNAALDLTQPPLAAGRAAWTHPDDYSATQALALAAREGGAQAIRYESVRHPGGLCVALLGPEVFRAVAEPYRNNQQGWTLLIQPPHLTVWQRDLSAERWTFAFHD; via the coding sequence ATGTCTGCGAATACCTGGACGCCCACCGCGCTCGCGTCTGAACTGCGGCCCTGGGCGGGCTCGGGCTGGCGTGCGGTGGAGGCGCAGCACCGCGTTGCCACCATGGGGCTGGCCGGTGGCGACCTGGCGCGCCAGACCCTGCTCGAAGACATCCTGGAAGCGCACAAGCCGCAACTGCCGCCCGCCGCGGAAGGCCTGCACTGGCTGCTCGCCACGCCGTTCCGCTACTGGCCGCTGCCCGGCGGATCGCGCTTTCGCCGGCGCGAGGACCCAGGTGTGTTCTATGGAGCGGAAAGCCGCGAAACGGCCTGCGCCGAAAGCGGCTACTGGCGGCTGCGTTTCTGGCGCGACAGCAGCTTCCTGAGCGAACGTCCGCGCGCGGTGCCGATCACGCTGTTCGAATTCTGGGCCGCGACCAACGCGGCGCTCGATCTGACGCAGCCGCCGCTCGCGGCCGGGCGTGCGGCATGGACCCATCCGGACGACTACAGCGCGACGCAGGCGCTGGCGCTCGCCGCGCGCGAAGGCGGGGCGCAGGCAATCCGCTACGAGTCGGTGCGACACCCGGGCGGCTTGTGTGTGGCGCTGCTGGGCCCGGAGGTGTTCCGCGCCGTCGCCGAGCCCTATCGCAACAACCAGCAGGGATGGACGCTGCTGATCCAGCCGCCTCACCTCACCGTATGGCAGCGCGACCTCAGCGCCGAGCGCTGGACCTTCGCCTTTCACGACTGA
- a CDS encoding cytochrome b: MHTPPAHPAARYTGTAIALHWLIALALFAIFALGLYMHDLPLSPTKLKLYSWHKWAGVTVFALVLLRLGWRATHPAPALPAAMPAYQRAAAGAIHVLLYVLMLLIPISGWLMSSAKGFQTVWFGVLPLPDLVAKDATLGDRLQTLHFALNMVLAGLVLGHVGAALKHHFIDRDDVLTRMLPHKA, translated from the coding sequence ATGCACACCCCGCCCGCCCATCCCGCCGCCCGCTACACCGGCACCGCCATCGCGCTGCACTGGCTGATCGCGCTCGCGCTGTTCGCGATCTTCGCGCTGGGCCTCTACATGCACGATCTGCCGCTATCGCCGACCAAGCTCAAGCTCTACTCCTGGCACAAGTGGGCGGGGGTGACGGTGTTCGCGCTGGTGCTGCTGCGGCTGGGCTGGCGCGCCACCCACCCGGCGCCGGCGCTGCCGGCCGCAATGCCGGCCTACCAGCGCGCCGCGGCCGGGGCGATCCACGTGCTGCTCTACGTGCTGATGCTGCTGATCCCGATCAGCGGCTGGCTGATGAGTTCGGCCAAGGGCTTCCAGACGGTGTGGTTCGGCGTGCTGCCGCTGCCCGACCTCGTCGCCAAGGACGCCACGCTCGGTGACCGCCTGCAGACGCTGCACTTCGCGCTCAACATGGTGCTGGCCGGTCTGGTGCTGGGCCATGTCGGTGCCGCACTCAAACACCACTTCATCGACCGCGATGACGTGCTGACGCGGATGCTGCCGCACAAGGCCTGA
- a CDS encoding M3 family metallopeptidase — MTAAANPLLDFSGLPRFDAVRPEHVAPAIRSLLDEYRALIERLTADPAAPTWDSFVAPMTETGERMGRAWGVVGHLHSVMDVPEWREAYNAMLPEVSRFYAEVGQNLALFHKYKALRDSAEYATLSPARRRILDNEVRDFRLSGAELPDEVKPRFQAIQEELSQLGAKFSENLLDSTNAHAEWITDEAALAGIPEDARAAARAAAEKDGKPGWKFTLHMPSYLPVLQYADNRELRERMYRAYATRASEQGKPEWDNGPLIGKILALREEESRLLGYNSFAEVSLVPKMADTPAQVLGFLRELAAKAKPFAERDLAELKAFAAEELGLDDLQPWDASWVSEKLRQKRYDYSDQEVKQYFPEPKVLDGLFGVVRRLYGVDILPDEAPRWDADVRFFRIEKEGDVVGHFYLDLHARETKRGGAWMDSARSRHVTVSGTETPVAYLVCNFPGPVNGKPATFTHDDVLTLFHETGHGLHHLLTRVDELAVSGIHGVEWDAVELPSQFMENFCWEWDVLQGMTAHAETGEPLPRALYDKMIAAKNFQSGMQMVRQLEFSMFDLRLHGEVEANGQPVSMERVLDLLGEVRREVAVLIPPAWHRFPNSFSHIFAGGYAAGYYSYKWAEVLSADAFEAFEEAGAGKGSLLDPETGARFWREILAVGGSRPAIESFKAFRGREPRVDALLRHNGMVSA; from the coding sequence ATGACCGCTGCCGCCAATCCGCTGCTGGACTTCTCAGGCCTGCCCCGCTTCGATGCCGTCCGTCCCGAACACGTCGCGCCCGCCATTCGCAGCCTGCTCGACGAATACCGCGCGCTGATCGAGCGCCTGACCGCCGACCCCGCCGCACCCACCTGGGACAGCTTTGTCGCGCCGATGACCGAAACCGGCGAACGCATGGGGCGCGCTTGGGGCGTGGTCGGCCACCTGCACAGCGTGATGGACGTGCCGGAGTGGCGCGAGGCCTACAACGCGATGCTGCCGGAGGTCTCGCGCTTCTACGCCGAGGTCGGCCAGAACCTGGCGCTGTTCCACAAATACAAGGCACTGCGCGACAGCGCCGAATACGCCACGCTGTCGCCGGCGCGCCGCCGCATCCTGGACAACGAAGTGCGCGACTTCCGCCTGTCCGGCGCGGAACTGCCGGACGAGGTCAAGCCGCGCTTCCAGGCCATCCAGGAAGAACTCTCGCAGCTGGGCGCCAAGTTCTCCGAGAACCTGCTCGACTCCACCAATGCCCACGCGGAGTGGATCACCGACGAGGCCGCACTGGCCGGCATTCCGGAAGATGCGCGCGCTGCGGCACGCGCCGCCGCCGAGAAGGACGGCAAGCCGGGCTGGAAATTCACGCTGCACATGCCGTCCTACCTGCCGGTGCTGCAATACGCCGACAACCGCGAACTGCGCGAACGCATGTACCGCGCCTATGCCACCCGCGCGTCCGAACAGGGCAAGCCCGAATGGGACAACGGTCCGCTGATCGGCAAGATCCTCGCGCTGCGCGAGGAGGAATCCCGCCTGCTCGGCTACAACAGCTTCGCCGAGGTGTCGCTGGTACCCAAGATGGCCGACACGCCGGCGCAGGTGCTCGGTTTCCTGCGCGAACTCGCCGCCAAGGCCAAGCCTTTTGCCGAACGCGACCTCGCCGAACTCAAGGCCTTTGCTGCCGAAGAACTCGGCCTGGATGACCTGCAGCCGTGGGACGCGTCGTGGGTGTCGGAAAAGCTGCGCCAGAAGCGCTACGACTATTCCGACCAGGAGGTGAAGCAATACTTTCCCGAACCCAAGGTGCTCGACGGCCTGTTCGGCGTGGTGCGCCGGCTCTACGGCGTGGACATCCTGCCCGACGAGGCGCCGCGCTGGGACGCGGACGTGCGCTTCTTCCGCATCGAGAAGGAAGGCGACGTCGTCGGCCACTTCTACCTCGACCTGCACGCGCGCGAAACCAAGCGCGGCGGTGCCTGGATGGACTCCGCGCGCAGCCGCCATGTCACCGTCAGCGGCACCGAAACCCCGGTGGCCTACCTGGTGTGCAACTTCCCCGGCCCGGTCAACGGCAAGCCCGCTACCTTCACCCATGACGACGTGCTCACGCTGTTCCACGAGACCGGCCACGGCCTGCACCACCTGCTCACCCGGGTGGACGAACTCGCGGTGTCCGGCATCCACGGCGTCGAATGGGATGCGGTGGAACTGCCCAGCCAGTTCATGGAGAACTTCTGCTGGGAATGGGACGTGCTGCAGGGCATGACCGCTCATGCCGAAACCGGCGAACCGCTGCCGCGCGCGCTCTACGACAAGATGATCGCCGCCAAGAACTTCCAGAGCGGCATGCAGATGGTGCGCCAGCTGGAGTTCTCGATGTTCGACCTGCGCCTGCACGGCGAGGTGGAAGCCAATGGCCAGCCGGTCAGCATGGAGCGCGTGCTCGACCTGCTCGGCGAAGTGCGGCGCGAGGTGGCGGTGCTGATTCCGCCCGCCTGGCACCGCTTCCCCAACAGCTTCTCGCACATCTTCGCCGGCGGCTACGCGGCGGGCTATTACAGCTACAAGTGGGCGGAGGTGCTGTCGGCCGACGCCTTCGAAGCCTTCGAGGAAGCCGGCGCCGGCAAGGGCAGCCTGCTCGACCCGGAAACCGGCGCGCGCTTCTGGCGCGAGATCCTCGCGGTCGGCGGCAGCCGCCCGGCGATCGAATCCTTCAAGGCCTTCCGCGGCCGTGAGCCCCGGGTCGACGCGCTGCTGCGCCACAACGGCATGGTGAGCGCATGA
- a CDS encoding DODA-type extradiol aromatic ring-opening family dioxygenase has protein sequence MTTTHPAPLPTLFVSHGSPMFALNPGEAGPVLAAFAARVPRPRAVVAVSPHWMTRSPEVLASAQPATVHDFGGFPRELYALDYPAPGAPGVAAEVIALLAGHGVTVQANELAGRDHGTWVPLMHLYPDADVPVIQLSQPATRSPVVLLELGRALAPLREQGILLMGSGSITHNLYEFRAPRDPDDHYASEFTDWMWNTIAAGDLEALLDYRTRAPHAVRAHPTDEHLLPLYFALGAAGADWTRATRLPGGVTDGVLAMDSFAFGDATA, from the coding sequence ATGACGACCACGCATCCCGCCCCGCTGCCCACGCTGTTCGTTTCCCACGGCTCGCCGATGTTCGCCCTCAATCCGGGCGAAGCCGGCCCGGTGCTGGCTGCCTTTGCCGCCCGCGTGCCGCGTCCGCGCGCAGTGGTGGCGGTGTCGCCGCACTGGATGACGCGCTCGCCCGAAGTGCTCGCGAGCGCGCAGCCGGCCACGGTGCACGACTTCGGCGGCTTTCCGCGCGAACTGTATGCGCTGGACTACCCGGCGCCCGGCGCGCCCGGTGTCGCCGCCGAAGTCATCGCGCTGCTCGCCGGCCACGGCGTGACGGTGCAAGCCAACGAACTGGCCGGGCGCGACCACGGCACCTGGGTGCCGCTGATGCACCTGTATCCGGACGCCGACGTGCCGGTGATCCAGCTCTCGCAGCCGGCCACGCGCTCGCCGGTGGTGCTGCTGGAACTGGGCCGCGCGCTGGCGCCGCTGCGCGAGCAGGGCATCCTGTTGATGGGTTCGGGCAGCATCACCCACAACCTGTACGAATTCCGCGCGCCGCGCGATCCCGACGACCACTACGCGAGCGAATTCACCGACTGGATGTGGAACACGATCGCGGCCGGTGACCTCGAAGCCTTGCTCGACTACCGCACCCGGGCGCCGCACGCGGTGCGCGCCCACCCCACCGACGAGCACCTGTTGCCGCTGTACTTCGCACTCGGCGCCGCGGGCGCGGACTGGACCCGGGCAACCCGGCTGCCCGGCGGCGTCACCGACGGCGTGCTGGCGATGGACAGCTTCGCGTTCGGCGACGCCACGGCCTGA
- a CDS encoding DUF2189 domain-containing protein, which yields MNKSYPALDHHFHLPHIREVGASRPLYWLRMGWADLRDNPVPSLSYGAALAVLGYLILAYASNLPYLFTAAISGFFLVGPIAAAGLYEMSRRRERGLRTGLRDSLMGLGRHGDTLLYFGLVLAVALIGWERISAILFALFYDGNVPDLGNFASTVFLSGEYTRFVIAYLVVGGALAATVFALSAMAIPMLIDRETDTVTAAMTSAKTVGINPAAMIVWAAMIVVLMAIGFATMMIAMVVLLPLVGHATWHAYRDMVE from the coding sequence ATGAACAAGTCCTATCCGGCTCTGGACCACCACTTCCACCTTCCCCACATCCGTGAGGTCGGCGCCTCGCGGCCGCTGTACTGGCTGCGCATGGGCTGGGCCGACCTGCGCGACAACCCGGTGCCCAGTCTCAGCTACGGGGCCGCGCTGGCCGTACTCGGTTACCTGATCCTGGCCTACGCCTCCAACCTGCCGTATCTGTTCACCGCGGCGATTTCCGGCTTCTTCCTGGTCGGACCGATTGCCGCCGCGGGGCTGTACGAGATGTCGCGGCGGCGCGAACGCGGGCTGCGCACCGGCCTGCGCGACTCGCTGATGGGCCTCGGCCGCCACGGCGACACGCTGCTCTACTTCGGACTGGTGCTGGCGGTTGCGCTGATCGGCTGGGAGCGCATCTCGGCAATCCTGTTCGCGCTGTTCTACGACGGCAATGTGCCCGACCTCGGCAACTTCGCCAGCACGGTGTTCCTGTCCGGCGAATACACCCGCTTCGTGATCGCCTATCTGGTCGTCGGCGGCGCACTGGCGGCGACCGTGTTCGCACTGTCGGCGATGGCGATCCCGATGCTGATCGACCGTGAGACCGACACCGTGACCGCCGCGATGACCAGCGCCAAGACGGTGGGCATCAACCCCGCGGCGATGATCGTCTGGGCGGCGATGATCGTGGTGCTGATGGCGATCGGCTTTGCCACGATGATGATTGCGATGGTCGTGCTGCTGCCGCTGGTCGGCCACGCCACCTGGCACGCCTACCGCGACATGGTCGAGTGA
- a CDS encoding MbcA/ParS/Xre antitoxin family protein: MLQQAPAVSAERSAVLTQAVAEAAARLRIGPTEMGQIVGVSQSTASRLLRGAYQLREAAKEWELSVHLVRLYRSLFSLVGGDDELARGWLRSANAAFAGRTPIELMKRIDGLLHVCEYLDAHRARV; the protein is encoded by the coding sequence ATGCTTCAGCAGGCACCCGCCGTTTCGGCGGAGCGCTCGGCGGTGCTGACCCAGGCGGTGGCCGAAGCGGCCGCGCGGCTGCGGATCGGGCCGACCGAGATGGGACAGATCGTCGGCGTCAGCCAGTCCACGGCATCGCGGCTGTTGCGCGGCGCCTACCAGTTGCGCGAGGCCGCGAAGGAGTGGGAGCTGTCGGTCCATCTGGTGCGGCTCTACCGCTCGCTGTTCTCGCTGGTCGGCGGCGACGACGAACTGGCGCGCGGCTGGCTGCGCTCGGCCAACGCGGCATTCGCGGGGCGTACGCCAATCGAACTGATGAAGCGCATCGACGGCTTGCTGCATGTCTGCGAATACCTGGACGCCCACCGCGCTCGCGTCTGA
- a CDS encoding phosphoribosylaminoimidazolesuccinocarboxamide synthase, translated as MATPLFESTIKSLPLLGRGKVRDIYAVDADKLLIVTSDRLSAFDVILPNPIPDKGRVLTAMANFWFAKLGHIVPNQLTGIDPESVVAADEREQVKGRALVVKRLKPLPIEAVVRGYVIGSGWKDYQDTGAICGIALPAGLKQAAKLPAPIFTPASKAEVGDHDENISFAQAQANCDAVLAEALAGTGKTGAGLAEEARQAAIALYSQAADYAAGRGIIIADTKFEFGIDGAGTLHLIDEALTPDSSRFWPADSYREGISPPSYDKQYVRDYLETLDWNKKAPGPNLPADVVERTAAKYREAYEKLTGLTLA; from the coding sequence GTGGCCACCCCGCTTTTCGAATCCACCATCAAGAGTCTGCCGCTGCTCGGGCGCGGCAAGGTCCGCGATATCTACGCCGTCGACGCCGACAAGCTGCTGATCGTCACCAGCGACCGGCTGTCCGCCTTCGACGTGATCCTGCCTAACCCGATCCCCGACAAGGGCCGCGTGCTCACCGCGATGGCCAACTTCTGGTTCGCCAAGCTCGGCCACATCGTCCCCAACCAGCTCACCGGCATCGATCCGGAATCGGTGGTCGCCGCCGACGAGCGCGAGCAGGTCAAGGGCCGCGCGCTGGTGGTCAAGCGCCTCAAGCCGCTGCCGATCGAAGCGGTGGTGCGCGGCTACGTCATTGGCTCCGGCTGGAAGGACTACCAGGACACCGGCGCGATCTGCGGCATCGCCTTGCCCGCGGGGCTCAAGCAGGCAGCCAAGCTGCCGGCGCCCATCTTCACCCCGGCCTCCAAGGCAGAAGTCGGCGATCACGACGAGAACATCTCCTTCGCCCAGGCACAGGCCAACTGCGACGCGGTGCTCGCCGAAGCGCTCGCCGGCACCGGCAAGACTGGCGCCGGGCTGGCCGAGGAAGCCCGCCAGGCCGCGATCGCGCTGTACAGCCAGGCAGCCGACTATGCCGCCGGCCGCGGCATCATCATCGCCGACACCAAGTTCGAGTTCGGCATCGATGGCGCCGGCACCCTGCACCTGATCGACGAGGCGCTGACGCCGGATTCGTCCCGTTTCTGGCCGGCCGACAGCTACCGCGAGGGCATCAGCCCGCCGTCCTACGACAAGCAGTACGTGCGCGACTATCTGGAAACGCTGGACTGGAACAAGAAGGCGCCGGGCCCCAACCTGCCCGCCGACGTCGTCGAGCGCACCGCGGCGAAGTACCGCGAAGCCTACGAAAAGCTCACCGGCCTGACGCTGGCCTGA
- a CDS encoding glutaredoxin family protein translates to MTRRAVALALLALGLTAGAQAQTTYRWVDEHGRVQYSDQPPPPSVKRVDEKRFRSDAAQTVDSYGVRRAAESFPVTLYTSDNCTDLCARARAFLAERGVPYTEMKIATEADINAYRDRFGTPDEVPAITVGAVAIKRFEPGGWTRALDNAGYPKTPMPRQ, encoded by the coding sequence ATGACGCGGCGCGCCGTCGCCCTTGCCCTGCTCGCGCTCGGCCTGACGGCCGGCGCGCAGGCACAGACCACCTACCGCTGGGTGGACGAGCACGGCCGGGTGCAGTACTCCGACCAGCCGCCCCCGCCCTCGGTCAAGCGGGTCGACGAAAAGCGTTTTCGCAGCGACGCGGCGCAGACGGTGGACTCCTACGGCGTACGCAGGGCGGCCGAGTCCTTTCCGGTCACGCTCTACACCTCGGACAACTGCACCGACCTCTGCGCCCGGGCGCGCGCCTTCCTGGCCGAGCGCGGCGTGCCCTATACCGAGATGAAGATCGCCACCGAGGCGGACATCAACGCCTACCGCGACCGCTTCGGCACCCCGGACGAAGTGCCGGCGATCACCGTCGGCGCAGTCGCGATCAAGCGTTTCGAACCCGGCGGATGGACGCGCGCGCTCGACAACGCCGGCTACCCCAAAACGCCGATGCCGCGACAGTAA